One part of the Marinobacterium rhizophilum genome encodes these proteins:
- a CDS encoding YdbL family protein → MRNRLASLLSLSALVLSLLAAPAWALSLDDAKSQGLVGERSNGYLGIVVSNPSGDVKALVADINSKRKQAYQDSASSAGVELQIIELRIGQRLQQKTGSGQYIQTEGGTWQRK, encoded by the coding sequence ATGAGAAACCGACTTGCATCCCTGTTGTCACTGTCCGCACTCGTGCTCAGCCTGCTGGCCGCACCTGCCTGGGCTCTGTCGCTGGACGACGCCAAGAGCCAGGGTCTGGTGGGCGAGCGCAGCAATGGTTACCTGGGTATTGTGGTCAGCAACCCGTCCGGCGACGTCAAGGCACTGGTGGCCGACATCAACAGCAAACGCAAGCAGGCCTACCAGGATAGCGCCAGCAGCGCAGGCGTTGAGCTGCAGATCATTGAGCTGAGAATCGGTCAGCGCCTGCAGCAAAAGACCGGCAGCGGGCAGTACATTCAAACCGAAGGTGGCACCTGGCAGCGCAAGTGA
- a CDS encoding diguanylate cyclase domain-containing protein — translation MALCGILGTEFVAGLANQRDRESVQLETQVELSELRVWLESEINSVLYLTRGLTAYIVARPQATPAEFAVVVPYILRGSDHVRNIGLAPNNRIRFVYPLAGNEAALGLDYTQDSQQWPAIARAIEHGDMLVSGPLQLVQGGSGLIARSPVFVDVGKDSRYWGLVSIVIDMDSLLAAAGLNDNPRGIALRGTDGLGARGMQFFGPAGVFESADVLTLPVNFRHGQWEIGVVPDPRLQGQAGMRTRGLLYALLLAIVVLLLQLIQVFCRARHQATIDALTGLPNRRMLLERAGQLIAQSRRNNSGFALCYVDLNGFKPVNDRYGHHAGDQVLQEVAVRLRRALRVVDTVARTGGDEFVLLLPGIESVPHVDAVLQKLSAVMRVPVLYKGENIVVGASMGWALFASEADTLDALMALADSRMYEMKENFKAVARSARAGTAMQ, via the coding sequence GTGGCGCTGTGCGGCATACTGGGCACCGAGTTTGTGGCGGGGTTGGCCAACCAGCGGGACCGCGAGTCGGTGCAGCTGGAAACCCAGGTCGAACTGTCGGAGCTGCGCGTCTGGCTCGAAAGTGAAATCAATTCGGTACTCTATCTCACCCGCGGCTTGACGGCCTATATAGTGGCGCGCCCGCAGGCGACACCGGCGGAGTTTGCCGTGGTGGTGCCCTATATCCTGCGTGGCAGTGATCACGTCCGCAACATCGGTCTGGCCCCGAACAACCGTATTCGCTTTGTGTATCCGCTTGCGGGCAATGAAGCCGCACTGGGGCTGGATTATACGCAGGACTCGCAGCAGTGGCCTGCCATTGCGCGGGCGATCGAGCACGGCGATATGCTGGTGAGCGGGCCGCTGCAGCTGGTGCAGGGCGGAAGCGGCCTGATTGCGCGCAGCCCGGTCTTTGTCGATGTGGGCAAGGACAGCCGTTACTGGGGGCTGGTGTCCATCGTCATTGATATGGATTCGCTGCTGGCGGCCGCTGGCCTGAATGATAACCCCCGGGGTATCGCGTTGCGCGGAACCGATGGCCTGGGGGCTCGGGGTATGCAGTTTTTCGGCCCGGCCGGCGTGTTCGAAAGTGCGGATGTGCTGACGCTGCCCGTCAACTTTCGTCACGGTCAGTGGGAAATCGGGGTCGTGCCTGATCCGCGCCTGCAGGGCCAAGCCGGCATGCGCACCAGGGGGCTGCTCTATGCGTTGCTGCTGGCCATCGTGGTGCTGTTGCTGCAGTTGATCCAGGTGTTCTGCCGCGCCCGTCACCAGGCCACCATCGATGCGCTTACCGGGTTGCCCAATCGGCGTATGCTGCTGGAGCGCGCCGGTCAGCTGATCGCCCAGAGCCGGCGCAATAACAGCGGTTTTGCCCTCTGTTATGTCGACCTCAATGGCTTTAAGCCGGTCAACGATCGCTATGGGCATCATGCGGGCGATCAGGTGCTGCAGGAAGTTGCCGTTCGCCTGCGCCGGGCCTTGCGTGTCGTGGATACGGTTGCCCGTACCGGCGGTGATGAGTTTGTGCTGCTGTTGCCAGGCATCGAGTCGGTACCGCATGTGGATGCCGTACTGCAAAAGCTGTCGGCCGTGATGCGGGTGCCGGTGCTCTACAAGGGAGAGAACATTGTGGTGGGTGCCAGCATGGGTTGGGCGCTGTTTGCCAGCGAGGCGGATACTCTGGATGCGCTGATGGCGCTGGCTGACAGTAGAATGTATGAGATGAAGGAGAATTTTAAAGCCGTCGCCCGCAGTGCCCGGGCCGGCACTGCGATGCAATAG
- a CDS encoding disulfide bond formation protein B produces MSYRLSNFIGLSICAGALGFALIYLQQQLGLESCALCTLTRFIFLCLALLFAIGWVLNPRPWLQRLLSGLNLLLLLAGLATSLKHTWLNLTASPECVPETPPQVLSPMQSITEALRGGEACASGTEWGLFGLQVPHLTLLLFIVLLVLVWQQLRKKSRRSYFN; encoded by the coding sequence ATGTCATATCGTCTGAGCAACTTTATCGGTTTAAGCATCTGCGCCGGCGCGCTGGGGTTTGCCCTGATCTACCTGCAACAGCAACTGGGGCTGGAGTCCTGTGCGCTATGCACCCTGACCCGCTTTATTTTCCTCTGCCTGGCACTGCTGTTCGCCATTGGCTGGGTACTCAACCCCAGGCCCTGGCTGCAGCGTCTGCTCTCGGGGCTCAACCTGTTGCTACTGCTCGCCGGCCTCGCCACCAGCCTGAAACATACCTGGCTCAACCTGACGGCCAGCCCTGAATGCGTGCCCGAGACACCACCGCAAGTGCTGTCGCCAATGCAATCCATCACCGAGGCACTGCGTGGCGGCGAGGCTTGCGCCAGCGGCACCGAATGGGGGCTGTTCGGGCTGCAGGTGCCACACCTTACATTGCTGCTCTTTATCGTCCTGCTGGTGCTGGTATGGCAGCAGCTGCGTAAAAAAAGCCGCCGCAGCTATTTTAACTGA
- a CDS encoding lipid A deacylase LpxR family protein, protein MRINTLLLAAALPLLPVSVQADADAPWTYNFYLENDLFTQTDQNYTNGIRFSAVSPDIDNFLYDPRLPDWVLTVNDWFEPFYPVPESRIDSVRRNIVLTLGQQIFTPQDIDRTTVDLNDRPYAAWLYGGVGYHAKTRNKLNSVELNLGFVGPVALGQQAQDLVHEVRGFKKFQGWDNQIKNEPGLQLVYEHKRRSQTESRPSGLGADLIWHAGASLGNIATYTNLGAELRFGWHLPDDFGTSALRPGGDNSAPGRRDPRYYGSWGLHGFISVDGRWVLQDIFLDGNSWRNSHSVSKEPLVGEAAIGVSAIFERWKLSFARVHRSREFDGQASGHSYGSLSASYNY, encoded by the coding sequence ATGCGAATAAACACCCTGTTACTGGCCGCTGCTTTGCCGCTGCTGCCAGTCTCGGTGCAGGCCGACGCCGATGCGCCCTGGACCTACAATTTCTATCTGGAGAACGATCTGTTCACCCAGACTGACCAGAACTACACCAACGGTATCCGGTTTTCCGCAGTGTCCCCGGATATCGACAATTTTTTGTACGACCCCCGCCTGCCCGACTGGGTACTGACGGTCAACGACTGGTTCGAGCCCTTCTACCCGGTACCGGAATCGCGCATCGACTCGGTACGGCGCAATATTGTGCTGACCCTGGGACAGCAGATTTTCACACCCCAGGATATCGACCGCACCACCGTTGACCTCAACGACCGACCCTATGCCGCCTGGCTCTACGGCGGCGTGGGCTACCACGCCAAAACCCGCAACAAGCTGAATTCGGTGGAGCTGAACCTGGGCTTCGTCGGCCCCGTGGCACTGGGCCAGCAAGCCCAGGACCTGGTCCATGAAGTGCGCGGCTTTAAAAAATTCCAGGGCTGGGATAACCAGATCAAGAATGAGCCCGGTCTGCAGCTGGTGTATGAGCACAAGCGGCGCAGCCAGACCGAGAGCCGCCCGTCGGGGCTGGGCGCCGACCTTATCTGGCACGCCGGTGCCAGCCTTGGCAACATCGCCACCTATACCAACCTTGGCGCCGAACTGCGCTTTGGCTGGCACCTGCCCGATGACTTTGGCACCTCGGCGCTGCGCCCCGGCGGCGACAACAGCGCTCCGGGTCGCCGAGACCCGCGCTACTATGGCAGCTGGGGCCTGCACGGCTTTATTTCCGTGGATGGCCGCTGGGTACTGCAGGATATATTTCTGGACGGCAACAGCTGGCGCAACAGCCATTCGGTCAGCAAGGAGCCTCTGGTGGGGGAAGCCGCGATCGGTGTCTCGGCCATTTTCGAGCGCTGGAAGCTGTCATTCGCCCGGGTACACCGCAGCCGCGAGTTCGACGGTCAGGCCAGCGGGCACAGTTACGGATCGCTGTCGGCGTCCTATAACTACTGA
- a CDS encoding 2-hydroxyacid dehydrogenase, with amino-acid sequence MNILFYGQGLASDDWLDAIRTALPQCDVRLWSTRLETGWQADYALLWHPPVELFAQQKNLKAIFNLGAGVDALLRLPGRPDDVPVIKLRNAGMDPWMFDYIHYGVLHFGRNFDHYRRQQQQQLWQPHPSPAPNTRCIGILGLGALGQTIAQRFSLLGYRVQGWSRGPKSIEGIDTYSGLEHLDGFLGRCDVLVNLLPATAQTDNLLDAERLARLRHGAVLINAGRGTTLDLDALNAALASGQLRGALLDVFPAEPLPADHPLWSRPDVIITPHIAAPTLIDEALEQITADIASLEQGLYVPRVDSTLGY; translated from the coding sequence ATGAATATTCTGTTCTACGGCCAGGGACTTGCCAGCGACGACTGGCTCGACGCCATCCGCACGGCCCTGCCCCAGTGTGATGTACGCCTCTGGTCGACCCGGCTGGAGACTGGCTGGCAGGCCGACTACGCACTGCTGTGGCACCCACCGGTTGAGCTCTTTGCCCAACAGAAAAATCTAAAAGCCATATTCAACCTCGGCGCCGGCGTGGACGCTCTGCTGCGCCTGCCTGGTCGGCCCGACGACGTCCCCGTTATCAAGTTGCGCAATGCCGGCATGGACCCCTGGATGTTCGACTATATCCACTACGGGGTGCTTCATTTTGGCCGCAATTTTGACCACTACCGCCGCCAGCAACAGCAGCAGCTCTGGCAGCCGCACCCGAGTCCGGCACCCAACACCCGCTGCATTGGCATACTCGGACTCGGCGCCCTGGGCCAAACCATCGCGCAGCGCTTCAGCCTGCTGGGTTACCGGGTTCAGGGCTGGAGCCGCGGCCCCAAAAGCATTGAGGGTATTGATACCTACTCCGGACTGGAACACCTCGACGGTTTCCTGGGGCGCTGCGATGTGCTGGTCAACCTGCTGCCGGCCACCGCGCAAACCGACAACCTGCTCGATGCCGAGCGCCTGGCCCGGCTGCGCCACGGCGCCGTGCTGATCAACGCCGGGCGTGGCACGACACTGGATCTCGACGCACTGAACGCCGCCCTGGCATCCGGCCAGCTGCGGGGCGCCCTGCTGGATGTGTTTCCTGCCGAGCCGCTGCCGGCCGACCACCCGCTCTGGAGCAGGCCTGATGTTATCATCACGCCCCATATTGCCGCGCCAACGCTGATCGATGAGGCGCTGGAACAGATCACCGCGGATATCGCGTCGCTGGAACAGGGACTGTACGTCCCCCGCGTCGACAGTACACTGGGCTATTGA
- a CDS encoding YnbE family lipoprotein: MYPYRQLLPRASLLTAGLLVAACTPTVQVAMPNEPITINLNVKIEHEILVKVDKEIDSLLQENSNLF; this comes from the coding sequence ATGTACCCATATCGACAATTACTGCCCAGGGCATCGCTGCTCACAGCCGGCCTGCTGGTTGCAGCCTGCACACCGACTGTACAGGTCGCCATGCCCAATGAGCCGATCACCATCAATCTCAACGTCAAGATCGAACACGAGATCCTGGTCAAGGTTGATAAAGAGATCGATTCCCTGCTCCAGGAAAACAGCAACCTTTTCTAA
- a CDS encoding EVE domain-containing protein: protein MQCWLFKTEPDLFGIEDLARAADQTARWDEIRNYQARNFLRDDVKVGDQVFIYHSSCKAVGIAGLAEVVRAAYPDPSQFDPSHALFDAKAVVGSPRWFCVDVRLRQRFSDVIPLRQLKAMPELAGMTLLRQGRLSVQPVSDAERRAILGIL from the coding sequence ATGCAATGCTGGTTGTTCAAGACCGAACCGGACCTGTTCGGCATCGAGGATCTGGCCCGGGCGGCGGACCAGACGGCGCGGTGGGATGAAATCCGCAACTACCAGGCGCGCAATTTTTTACGCGATGACGTGAAGGTTGGTGATCAGGTGTTTATTTACCACAGCAGCTGCAAGGCGGTGGGCATAGCGGGTTTGGCAGAGGTGGTGCGTGCCGCCTACCCGGACCCCAGCCAGTTTGACCCCTCCCATGCCCTGTTCGATGCCAAAGCGGTTGTGGGGTCGCCGCGCTGGTTCTGTGTGGATGTACGGCTGCGTCAGCGTTTCAGTGATGTCATACCCCTGCGTCAGCTCAAAGCCATGCCGGAACTGGCTGGCATGACATTGCTGCGCCAGGGGCGCCTCTCGGTACAGCCGGTGAGCGATGCCGAAAGGCGGGCTATACTGGGTATACTTTAG
- a CDS encoding intermembrane phospholipid transport protein YdbH family protein, producing the protein MRPALWLLTPLLLLALLYALLPMLASYSIEHWLQARGIAQPRIELDYPQWNQLQIRSFSLTQQRSGQRIDLSTGPILIEYDPLDLIGRLHFNSLRITSLKLQVQTRASEHSAISALDLRPLLPAAWLALAPASRLQVGELELRLAAAGQPERSLQGNINLEDGHLHSRLQLRQDDSALGWIDLQLDSDNRFELRLQQGAHPLYQARGELRPGTDLLEIRLQHALELTEAWHWQLQLPTPLIPGEPAALQGRVDAQGVIRLPLDLDVHAWPQALSIEQTLSGPLQLALNREELQRVQLPLDARLQLRAGELHLSLPAGSRAELQGLTLPGFATTQASVELRSALDYRTRLAAFEAGVLQLPPIELLLKSPPLQHASGSLALDPISLDIDDLNPRQGSATGRVRMPSLRWQSPGQTLPDAALDTRFELKDGGLNQRFTLSLHDPALKLSGRANTRLSPLVSDIHWQASPLALHQAERLWNRYYPPAPPELGIDAGTLHHNGSANISTQGIALRLELHAEQLAGRWGAVELAGLDWRSSTLRRHGGRVLHQGQLRLDQLDAGFPVHQVALDYGYEQRLPQPAQLQLNSLSAQLLGGSLAVDSVTINPQSPTLDTQLRLQGLQLQRVLELQQQKGLSGEGLLSGILPLSFDASGFRVRDGRIASQGPGWIRFAPDARVAALGQAHQGMAMALQALKNFEYEVLSVDLQYDADGATLMNTRLQGRNPDWNNGRPVDFSINIEQNLLTLLKTLQFTDKLTESIEKRYR; encoded by the coding sequence ATGCGCCCTGCCCTCTGGCTACTGACCCCCCTGCTGCTGCTTGCTCTGCTGTACGCCCTGCTGCCGATGCTCGCCAGCTACAGCATCGAACACTGGCTGCAGGCACGCGGTATCGCGCAGCCTCGCATCGAACTGGATTATCCGCAGTGGAACCAGCTGCAGATTCGCAGCTTCAGCCTGACTCAGCAGCGCAGCGGCCAGCGTATCGACCTGAGTACCGGCCCCATCCTTATCGAGTACGACCCGCTGGACCTGATCGGGCGGCTGCACTTCAACAGCCTGCGCATCACCAGCCTCAAGCTGCAGGTTCAAACCCGGGCTTCAGAGCATTCGGCAATCTCCGCGCTGGACCTGCGCCCGCTGCTGCCCGCCGCCTGGCTGGCACTGGCACCGGCTAGCCGACTGCAGGTCGGTGAGCTGGAATTGCGACTCGCCGCCGCCGGCCAGCCCGAGCGCAGCCTGCAGGGCAACATCAACCTGGAGGATGGCCACCTGCACAGCCGCCTGCAGCTGCGACAGGACGATAGCGCCCTCGGCTGGATTGACCTGCAACTGGACAGCGACAATCGCTTTGAACTGCGCCTGCAACAGGGGGCGCATCCGCTATACCAGGCCCGTGGCGAGCTGCGACCGGGCACCGATCTGCTGGAAATCCGGCTGCAGCACGCCCTCGAGCTGACCGAGGCATGGCACTGGCAACTACAGCTCCCCACCCCCTTGATACCTGGCGAACCGGCCGCACTGCAGGGCCGGGTGGATGCCCAGGGGGTCATTCGCCTGCCGCTGGATCTGGATGTCCACGCCTGGCCACAGGCTTTAAGCATTGAACAAACCCTGAGCGGCCCGCTGCAGCTTGCGCTGAACCGGGAAGAACTGCAGCGGGTGCAGCTGCCGCTTGATGCCCGCCTGCAGCTGCGTGCAGGCGAACTGCACCTGAGCCTGCCGGCGGGCAGCCGGGCCGAACTGCAGGGCCTGACCCTGCCGGGCTTTGCCACCACCCAGGCGAGCGTCGAATTGCGCAGTGCACTGGATTACCGCACCCGCCTGGCCGCTTTCGAGGCAGGCGTACTGCAACTGCCGCCCATTGAGCTGCTGCTCAAGAGTCCGCCGCTGCAACATGCCAGCGGTAGCCTCGCCCTCGATCCGATCAGCCTCGATATCGACGACCTGAACCCTCGACAGGGCAGTGCCACCGGTCGCGTGCGGATGCCGTCACTGCGCTGGCAGAGCCCCGGCCAGACGCTCCCGGACGCCGCGCTGGACACCCGCTTTGAACTGAAGGACGGTGGGCTCAACCAGCGCTTTACGCTGAGCCTGCATGATCCCGCACTCAAGCTCAGTGGCCGCGCCAATACCCGGCTATCCCCCCTGGTCAGCGATATTCACTGGCAGGCCAGCCCGCTGGCGCTGCATCAGGCCGAGCGGTTATGGAATCGCTATTACCCGCCGGCACCGCCGGAACTGGGCATCGACGCGGGTACACTGCACCATAACGGCAGTGCCAATATCAGCACCCAGGGCATTGCGTTGCGCCTGGAACTGCATGCCGAGCAGCTCGCCGGGCGCTGGGGCGCTGTCGAACTTGCAGGACTCGACTGGCGCTCCAGCACGCTGCGGCGCCATGGTGGCCGAGTGCTGCACCAGGGCCAGCTGCGGCTTGATCAACTCGATGCGGGCTTCCCGGTGCACCAGGTCGCACTGGACTACGGCTATGAACAACGGTTGCCACAACCCGCACAGCTGCAGCTCAACAGCCTGAGCGCACAACTGCTGGGCGGCAGCCTGGCGGTTGATTCAGTTACGATAAATCCCCAGTCCCCCACACTGGACACACAGCTGAGACTGCAGGGCCTGCAGCTGCAAAGGGTACTCGAACTGCAGCAGCAAAAAGGCCTCAGCGGCGAAGGACTGCTCTCCGGGATACTGCCCCTGAGCTTCGATGCCAGCGGCTTTCGGGTTCGCGACGGCCGTATCGCCAGCCAGGGTCCGGGGTGGATACGCTTTGCACCCGATGCCCGGGTGGCCGCCCTCGGCCAGGCCCACCAGGGCATGGCCATGGCACTTCAGGCGCTGAAAAACTTTGAGTACGAGGTGCTGTCGGTCGATCTGCAGTACGATGCCGACGGCGCAACCCTGATGAACACACGGCTGCAGGGCAGAAATCCGGACTGGAACAACGGCAGGCCCGTGGATTTCAGCATCAATATCGAGCAAAACCTGCTGACGTTGCTGAAGACGCTGCAATTTACCGACAAATTGACGGAGTCGATCGAGAAGCGTTACCGTTGA